Sequence from the Pedobacter sp. D749 genome:
ACTTTTTGGAAACATTATTAATTACTCCTAAACAGGCACAGATTCCCGCTGAAAAATTGCTGCTTTTCGGTTTGGGCAATCCTTCTGCGCTATCATTTGAACTTCTTGAGCAGGTTGGGTATTACGCAGCGCTCGAAGCCCTGAAACTTGGCGTTGAATCATTCTGTTTTGCCCCCAGCCTTAAAGATGCAGGTATTTTAATGCAACCTGGTCTTGAAGTATCAACAGCTTTGCCCCGGGGTATGGCCAAAGCAATATCGGTAGCCAGAACGCTGGCAGATAAAAAACTTGGTGATAAGGTAAGTCTCAAAGAGATTTTTTTGCTTGCCGGTGAAGCTCAGGCAGCATACGCATATCAGGGTCTTATCAAAGCATTTGAAGTTAAATAAACACAATTAAGCAACCACTAAATCTAATATATGGCCATCAACAATTTCCACGACGTTCAAACTTTTATTACAAGGATAATGGAAGAAAACAAAAAAAAGGATGTCCCGCCTCCGAAGTCTCCCCATAAAGCTTTTTGGATGACCATGAGCTATGATGAATTTACAAACGGCAACGTTCCTGGTGTTTTGGATCCGGTAAGCAATGAAGGTATTCCGATTCTTGATAAAGGTAATTCCGTCAACAGTAATATTATTCTTGCGTTAAAAGGAGAGGGGCCGCTTTTTAACCCGAATAGCGGAGCGTTTGGCAGAATGCCTGCCGGGGATCAAACACCGTTCTCTGATGAGGAAATTATGGAACTTGCAGAATGGATTGATAGGGGATGTCCGGAGTTCTAAGTACTCCGGAATCTATAAGGAGAGAAAACTTTGGCAATCAATCAACTCTTCTTATAGATTTTACAGAGAATTAAATTGTTATAAATTCGTATAGTATTAGAGAAATTACCTTAAACTGGTTAGCTTAACTGCGGCAAGCTTATCTATTTTATTTCTATTCGGTAATTTTAAGGCTGGCATGATTGCAAATGCAATTATGACCGCAGAAATAAGAAACCCATCCTGCAATGCAAAATGCTCTGCAATTTCTGTTGTTCTGCCAAGTTGTAAATAGTACTTACTGATATAGGTATGCAGTATACCACTAATGGCTATCCCCACGGAACCTCCAACTTGCTGTAAAAGACTATTTATTGATGTCGCTGTAGCTGTTTGGCCGGCACTTATAAGCATTTAGCAGTGATGTTGAAACAGGTGAAACCAGCAGACTCATGCCGAATCCACGTATCGCCATTGCCAGTATAATAAACCAAATGTGGCTTTCTGAATTCATAAAAGCAAATTCGGCCATCGAAATTGCGATCATTACGATGCCTACTACCGACGGATTTCTGATCACACCTCTGTCAGCAAGTTTACCAGCATATGGTCTCAATAATAGCATCATCAATGCGTTAGGTAACAACAACAGGCCTGTCTCAATCTCAGAATAGCCCATCAGCCCCTGTAAAAGAAATGGAAGAAAAAACAATCCGCCATAGAGTGCAAGGGAGCGGATCAGGATAATTATTGAACAGTTTATGAATGTTGCAGACTTGAAAACGGTGAGGTCAATCAGAGGATTATCTTTCTTGGACGAACGGATAAAAAATACTAAAAATACGAGCGAAACAGCCAGGCCTACTCCATATTGCCAGGGTTGTATATTGGGATCAGATATCATTGTCAGGCTTAGCTGTAACAATATGATAAATATACCGAAATATACATAGCCGCCAAGGTCAAATGAAGGCTTGAGTTTGGGTTGCTTTTTCAGAAAGCCTAAAAAAAGTATGCTCATTACTATAGTAATAATTCCGATTGGAATATTAATGTAGAATATCGACGGCCATTCGAAGTAATAGGTAAGTACACCACCCAGCGTTGGCCCAATTGCCGGCCCCATAACATTTCCTATACCCCACCAGCCAATTGCAGAACCCCGCTGTTCTTTTGGAAAACTATCGGTTAGAATGGCCAATGATGTTGGCGTGATTGCCCCACCTCCAATTGCCTGAAATATCCTGGCGGCAATTAAAAAAGATAAGTTGCCGGATAAACTACAAAGCAATGAACCGGTAGTGAAAATTATAACGCTTGCAATAAAAAGATTATAATATCCGATTCTGTTTTTCAACCAGTTGGTTAAAGGAATAAATAGACAAAA
This genomic interval carries:
- a CDS encoding M17 family peptidase N-terminal domain-containing protein gives rise to the protein MKKQITETGLNPLVNENIKYNILVESPSQTITPLQMVCFFDFSENQNYQGGTAAVNQHFNGEIDNLRKAGIFKGNFLETLLITPKQAQIPAEKLLLFGLGNPSALSFELLEQVGYYAALEALKLGVESFCFAPSLKDAGILMQPGLEVSTALPRGMAKAISVARTLADKKLGDKVSLKEIFLLAGEAQAAYAYQGLIKAFEVK
- a CDS encoding DHA2 family efflux MFS transporter permease subunit, with product MKNRIAVLITLMLGTAMAALDSSIVNVSLPVIQKQFGASINGIEWVILGYMISFCLFIPLTNWLKNRIGYYNLFIASVIIFTTGSLLCSLSGNLSFLIAARIFQAIGGGAITPTSLAILTDSFPKEQRGSAIGWWGIGNVMGPAIGPTLGGVLTYYFEWPSIFYINIPIGIITIVMSILFLGFLKKQPKLKPSFDLGGYVYFGIFIILLQLSLTMISDPNIQPWQYGVGLAVSLVFLVFFIRSSKKDNPLIDLTVFKSATFINCSIIILIRSLALYGGLFFLPFLLQGLMGYSEIETGLLLLPNALMMLLLRPYAGKLADRGVIRNPSVVGIVMIAISMAEFAFMNSESHIWFIILAMAIRGFGMSLLVSPVSTSLLNAYKCRPNSYSDINK